The Burkholderia lata genome contains a region encoding:
- a CDS encoding DUF4148 domain-containing protein: protein MKTMKQAACACVLIGAAFAAHAQAASTLTRSEVRQELVELQAAGYRTSLASSPDFPDNMQAIMRRAAQARGEDAGYGSEGGANVESGKPVLPHTIDRGTYAHH, encoded by the coding sequence ATGAAGACGATGAAACAGGCGGCATGCGCATGCGTGCTGATCGGCGCGGCCTTCGCCGCTCACGCGCAGGCCGCGTCGACGCTGACGCGCTCCGAGGTCCGCCAGGAACTCGTGGAGTTGCAGGCCGCCGGCTATCGGACGAGCCTCGCCAGCAGTCCCGACTTTCCGGACAACATGCAGGCGATCATGCGCCGTGCCGCGCAGGCACGCGGCGAGGACGCCGGCTACGGCAGCGAAGGCGGGGCAAACGTGGAATCGGGCAAACCGGTGCTGCCGCACACGATCGATCGCGGCACCTACGCACACCATTGA